From Arachis stenosperma cultivar V10309 chromosome 2, arast.V10309.gnm1.PFL2, whole genome shotgun sequence, one genomic window encodes:
- the LOC130961992 gene encoding ribonuclease S-7-like isoform X1 has product MVSNMKSVFIVFYVILLASSIHLTNGSYEYFRLVLVWPTTFTTRVLPYHGKTTTVKPPNYFTIHGLWPTNFSSPWPKYCSKKRKDCFKASLLTPTLKGQLDRYWPNLEQANENTQFWTKEWKKHGTCSLQRFNQFEYFSNATFFTNYLDILGEFKNVGIIPSKTNTYSYSNIVKAIKTKTHKKRPELTYFIYQSHMLLWEIYVCLNVDLTEYIPCPKSNVILPKKNVIKIPV; this is encoded by the exons ATGGTATCCAATATGAAGTCAGTTTTCATTGTTTTTTACGTTATCCTACTTGCATCTTCAATTCATCTCACTAATGGCTCTTATGAATATTTTAGACTTGTCCTTGTTTGGCCAACAACCTTTACTACTCGTGTCCTTCCATATCATGGAAAGACTACGACAGTAAAACCCCCAAACTATTTCACAATACACGGTCTTTGGCCTAcaaatttctcttctccttgGCCAAAATATTGTTCTAAAAAGCGGAAGGATTGTTTTAAGGCAAGCTTGTTG ACACCAACATTGAAAGGTCAGTTAGACCGTTATTGGCCAAATCTAGAACAAGCAAACGAAAATACGCAGTTTTGGACAAAGGAATGGAAAAAACATGGAACGTGTAGCCTTCAAAGGTTTAATCAATTTGAATATTTTAGCAATGCTAcattttttacaaattatttaGACATTCTAGGCGAATTCAAGAATGTTGGAATAATCCCTAGTAAAACTAACACTTATAGTTACAGTAACATTGTCAAAGCAATAAAGACTAAGACTCATAAGAAACGACCCGAACTTACGTACTTCATATATCAGAGTCATATGTTATTGTGGGAGATTTACGTGTGCCTCAATGTTGACTTAACCGAATATATCCCATGTCCTAAGAGTAATGTTATTTTACCTAAAAAAAATGTCATTAAAATACCTGTGTGA